TATTCGCGGGAACTATGGGCGCTATTTTTGGGATTAGCAAGAGTTTTTCTACGTCCTTCTGGCTTTACATCGTCCTTGAAGGATTGGAAGCCGCTATTGGAGATGCTCTTTCGCCAATGTTTATGTTAAGTGAGTATATGAAATCTTTACTAGCTATAACCTCGTTAGCAAATTATGGATTAATAGTGATATTAGCCGTACGTTCCATTCTAAAGGTTTTTGAATCAATGTACTCAATGTGTAAAGAAAGTggaaacttatttatttatttactttgactttaaagtaaaaatgtttgatgtaaataagtaaaaaaacaattttattgaagaaaaatggaaaatcattattaaaagcacgtctttacttttattttatgttcataAATACTATCTGTCAGTAAACCAAtagtattattactataatggcgcgtctaaacgggccatgttttgctgcaattgatggctgcactATTGGCCACTAATTGCCCggccattacaaaaatattttaatgcagctgatgtccgaacaatctatggctgggcaatgtgttgcaatagtatggcccatgatgcagactcctaaacgggctacacaaaccggcaacaatggctgacgaaatcacacttgtcgcagcagcttatattgttttaaaaaaaaaatattggttgtttgtaaagtaggtttacgatcgagatgtttacgtgataacgtcttattggtgatataagtttttgggaagtaaggaattaatgaagataacaattttttcaaattttaaattacatctatcgttttattcacacttttgatgataaatttcgggtgtaaaatgacaagtttacttattcgactatgatatacatttttcttcattcattcacggaatgactggcagcgctcgagatgagatgggagatcggtccgtctctctctcgttatacctgcgatcgtgaggttttggtgtgacacaagtttctgaacatgtcacccgactaaaacgattttaaagacgttatcacgtcaaaagaaacagaaaaagaagagattgtggattcgaccttacttaaataggcgtgaaactgtagacaatttgagtctagaaataagtcttgataataaattattcaagaactaGAATGTCAAAAGTAGTCATTTTTACGTAGTAATCTAACGTCAAATACAGCTGAtcgcaaaacacagaataAAGCAACAGGCACACTTCACTCAAAGCAAACGTCATGTCGCGTAGAAAAGGTTACACTATGCCATAACAAAGAGAGTGACTGAAACAACAAGAGAACTGGCcgtgcaatattgcagttgaattcgatagcctagcgatcgtccggccacccatcggggcaacatcggccatatgtggctatacaaaacatgtttggctatatggccgggacattactgcaatattgcatagtgtggctgctattgtttgcaatgttgccggccacagtgttgcagccatcaattgcagcaaaacatggcccgtttagacgcgccataACAATCACAAAATCAAACTTTATACCAAAAAAgatttgttataatataaccgataaaccaaacaaaaaacataaaacaatttttttagttacaattatttataatatttacgaTATTATACTTacgatattatatttataattttgattgtaattattacaatttagtaataattacaatCAATATCATAGCTATAATAACCGACAAATGAACCTTTGGATATTTCAGGTATAGAAATAGTAGAGAAAAAACAAGCCGTACTATTCCAAATGATACTACTCAATTGTTATACTGGAGGATTAATTCTCATGCCATTTATAGCATGGGCTGTACCCTACTGGAGACATTTCCTACGAGTCATATATGCCCCAACTCTTATTATACTCACCTATTCCTTCTTCCTCGATGAGAGCATTCGCTGGCTCTTCAGCAAAGGGCAGAAAGACAAAGCGATtagattaatagaaaaaattgcaaagcaaaataataaacgcATAGATAAGGtgttactaaataaattagattacACTCAAGAAAGAGATCAAACCCAAAGTGACAGGAAACTTTTAATGAAAACGTTTAAGTCCCGAATAATGATGCAGAGGTTTTTGGTGTGTATGGTGTGGTGGTTGACGATCACGCTTATCAATTACGGAATGATGATAAGCTCGGTTCTTATCGAGGGAAATAAGTATATCAACTTTGCTCTCTTGATGCTTATGGACATTCCGGCGAACGTCTTCTACTGGCTTGCACTTTCGAAATACAAGAGGAAAATGCCTTTGATAGCATCGTTTATAATTGGTGGACTATTTTGTGTCTCTCAACCGTTCCTACCTAAAGGTAATAttgacaatatatatatagtatagatATTTACGCTACTGTATCTCTGTAGAGAAGCACCAATTTATTATTCTCAAATCTACTCTATTTACttcaatcaaatcaaaatcatttattcattaggtaacacaatgtaaacttatgaacgtcaaaaggAAATACATACTaattgcttctaattttacatttaccgccagttctcaaatcaagggcgtagaacggaagagaagaactggcaataaactctccgccactctttttaatcgccaagttttttgttttacacaatgtttgtaaggagctgcaaccattacaccatgttccacatgacatcttcgACAGTCCGACCAGTCTACCGTCTTCTGAAGTCCTGTAAGATTTCTATAGGCACACATATTACGtctgttttattcatatttgttTATAGGTAGACGATCAATCAAATTtaagacattttaatttcttcaCTGTATCAGAAGAAACCAAAATTCCTTAGCAAATCGTTGTGCCACCTCATTGCTAAATGTCGAAATAAGTAGTGGAATTTTTTctctaaaaattgttttcaacAGAATATTTCTCCTTCtagtaaacaaatattcttTCAGGATATGCCTGGCTTGGTCTGCTATTACTGATGGCTTTTGAGACTCTGGCCACGTTCTCATACAACATCGTGTACATGTACACTTCAGAGCTCTTTCCCACATATACTCGGAATTCAATGCACGCTATCTGCTCTTCTATCGGTCGCCTGGGATCATTACTGGCACCACAAACTCCTTTGCTTGTGAGTATTATGTctatttaagaattttttatattgcaaattaaacaatatattctATGACGTAAATTTGCTTAAcctaatagtaaaaaaacaaattttataatttggtcCGTGTAGCCGTAATGATGGCAACATTTCCTCCTTGAGACACTTATTGTAAATTGATATTTCATaagcaaaaataatttgttaatattgccctagtatttatatttaaatctctGTAGAactaactttaaatatttactactGGTAAAGTGGAGGATAAAAATCTTGTTTGCGGGCACGTGATTTGCTTACACAATACGTTTGATAAGACATTTTTCAAATCCGTAACTCATGGcctacataatttatattatcatttaaagCCTGAACACTCGTATCTAATCTAGGAACTGTTTACTGATCAAGCTGAATATCAAACCCAtggtattgtctttgattgacataacctttacacatttaaagaaaaaactttttaaccggattaaagttatgtatttttataaattataaattgtcaaacatctgggatccaataatatccaaattaaaatctcaagagaaataatccgcgaaaatagaggacaccgttaggcatttttgccaaaaccctccatcttttagtcgataccaactccggggaaaatttttaccttttgtcaccgtgaccacgcacgctgtaaagcacacgaaacgtcggataaatttaaaattatgttaaataattgtaaatttataataatacataactttaatccggttaaaaagttttttctttaaatcaaACCCATGCTTATCATTTACAGATGACATATTGGACAGGTCTCCCAGCGTTCATATTTGGTGCATCTTCTCTGCTATCAGGAGCTCTAACTCTTTTAATGCCTGAAACTGCAAATACGCAGCTCCCCGATACGGTACAAGAAGCAGAGGCGATTGGTACTGTTAAGGAAAGAGTACAGATTGAAGAACTTAAAGGACTTACTTAGGACAGAAAGCGACATATAGTGGAGTTATGATCGCGCGTTATGTGCCATAAAGAAACATATCATAGCCTAGAATAGATGTATATCTCAATGAATACagtgaattttattaaaatctatgatgatgtatttatatagtatgtagtgacaaaaaaaagggtgcgtgtactcatgtacgcgcgtaagaagttatacttctttggcattattaaaaatagtttttgattgcatacaaataattaattacaattaaataatcaaagactggaaaaggaatcattatagtcaataaagttcagtttacatttgaaaaattaaataaataaatattattattctcttacattaagtgtaacataaattctattattattcgaatgttgttttttaattatgtccaatgccatagcatcttccgtgggcaacttcattctgttaattttgtgtcacggtgcgcgcgcatcgtaaaatttcactctcgtcaatttttcataacgcgcctaaagaactataacttcaaaaagtgcAAAAATCGTTGTATTGTTGTATCAACTTAAAGTATCCCGCTTTGAAAAATCTGTTCTACTAATAAATGTGTCATCAAAAAACGTCGTTTCTAACCTATTAGTATTGAACAAACCAATATATCAAAAGCCCTATTACACACAACTTTAGAccattaatttgaataaatcttattcggttttaattaaatgcacCGGAAACAAATAAGCGTACTTCCTACATTAATTTATGACTGcattttaaaaagatatagCAAGTTAATTagatgaaatattaatatgctTGATACAACCTTGAACTGTGGCAGATTTTGGTTCATGTTTTTACTGGTCTAGACATCATTTATCAAGCTTTGATCACAGAGttgacaaaatataatattacgttTTATTTTCTATGGAATGCGGCTTTCATTGACCTGCAATAAAGCCTTCTTGCCTTTACAGACTGGCTGTCTgtcagtttatttatttataagttctaaaacaaaaaaaacaaaaattatacaataaaatattacacaaattttacacacatacacatcaattatattagaacataagcaagctagcaagggaaaatcaaactaaataagatacaaaaaaaataactaaaaatgttataatacCTAACTAAATAGAAATTTACAACTTATAGCCTCTTAGGCAgcaggaggcctttacccgtgaaggggttccgatcgacggcACTGAAGTAGTTAAGATATAGGATATACTTGTATAGGATAAcaagataaacaaaataaggTAGGTACCTATAAAAGCTAAAAGATGTATactgtcttttttttgtcaaagttttaaaaattaaacgggctttactattaatattatatatagatatatatgtaaggaaaacataatatttaatattttcctatacaaactctttttatattttatttttcttctttgccgtctgatcgacgatgttttatttgtcacttgacataatTAGATGTAAGATGTTTTGATTTactctttatattattttattttataaacctagaatataggctttaaatgttgtttcttttgtattcacagagaaacgcagttgcgccttatttatcCCCAGTACTCAtataagcgattgataccattatatatatataataatgattatattcaTAAGCTAATTGAACTTAGTAATATAAgcatatactatatatatatatatatatatatcttatccAAAGGCAAACGTAAGAATACAATGATGACAATGCATGTCGAAGTCAGCATGATGAAACTTAGCAGAAGTTTCGtaatttatcattatataaaatatctgaaCAATCGTAAGTACTTGGCGTATTTCTGCTCACACAGTTTTATTATTGCAGCGACTTTCGAAATCGTTAGCTATTGACTGCGAATTAAAGTTAGACACCAGAGAGTCAAGCTTTTCATACCATtgaaatcatttataataatgcatTATCTTTTGTTGTTTCCGTATGTGCTTAATCAAGAACAATAGCGATTACCTTATCTACTTGAagagtattttgttttaatcaaACGGCACACACGTTTGTCCGCAATCCCTTACGTTAAGTGAGATGCTGCCTATCAAAGATCACGTATGTCCAGGAGGTGCCTGTTCATTCGCCACTTGACCCTATAGAGACCTCTAGAGCAGATTTACTCCCTGTAAGATGTTCCACTTGTTCACTGTTTCGTTAGATCACATCGTGATTCGAACCAAACACgttgtacaatttttttttattccaagGAACACTTTAGTATCTCGGATCGACCTCATATGAAGTACAACCGCACTAGACAGAACGTCTGTGAATTATCGGACGCGTCTTACGTAACACTAAAAATAAGAGCTTCTTGAAATAATCATTTATGGCGCAGTAGACCTGGCCCCAAATGGACGTCTTGGTTGTAGAACCTTCAGTAATGGTTTGGTCGAATCGCCAAGTCATTGTTCAGAAGCGGGACATCCAATAAAGTAGATAATCACCAACCTTCGAAAGGaagaataagaaaaataactcTCCGGATTACAATCTATGAGAAACTCAACAGCGATGGTTGCGATTACTactataacttttatttataagttttaaaacgcAGTCGAAAcgttaaattatgtaaataatttataaaaatcgggcttatatttaataaaggagatttttgttatgtgtaggtaatagtaaaaatataaaaataaatacaccattaattatgtttgaattttaaatgtatatagattGGAGTTAATCCAAAAACCCATATCAGGAATACTGTTTGAGTATGATATCGGCATTCAGGACAAAGGTGCAAGGTCGGTGCCCGCGCAGGTGTAGGTCGGGCTCGATACCGTTATTTTAAACCTTTGTCAAACTCACAACTTGcacttttcatttattatttgcaaCGGAACATCGCTACCACTATAAACAGCATAcagcattattttataattataacattcttttttttatgtacacACTATAGTTTTAAGTAGATTTAGTATTAACATATATACGAAAGAGCGTTCATCCCTAACACAGGTTCTCAAACTTAAAGGGGTGTtctaaaatatagatttaagaCTATTTACGAAGACTATATAgttagaattttttattaattttgaacatTAATATTGAGCTTGAGCAGAAATGAGCGAGAACTATGACTCctttatgtcaattgtcaaattatttttggcGTACGGGACACGGACTAAATAgcttaaacatattttgtaataagcTCCAAATATTGTTCACAAAACACAAACAACACAGACTTGGAATTTGAAGACAATGCATCAAATCATTTCATCTTAAACTGGTCATAAAAATacgttaaaacttttaactcGTGTATTcgttttgtatgaaaatgatttGATACATTATAAAAGAATGTTGAGCCATTGAAACTGGTttgcaagcaataaaattgtaagtaaATTCGACACAGTCCTACCATTTATCGTTATGGCCGG
This Pieris napi chromosome 16, ilPieNapi1.2, whole genome shotgun sequence DNA region includes the following protein-coding sequences:
- the LOC125057094 gene encoding solute carrier family 22 member 1-like; protein product: MSEDKVQLDDVLGTLGAFGRHQVITLCLLSLVYATNSMYNVNYVFAIEDVNYRCKVPECDIGDNFSAPWLSELDIKQCYHHPPLQGCTGLNTSISETCTEWLYDVPNSFIAEFGLACEDWKPPLVGTVHSFGAMIGLLLQGQISDRFGRKTAAVFAGTMGAIFGISKSFSTSFWLYIVLEGLEAAIGDALSPMFMLSIEIVEKKQAVLFQMILLNCYTGGLILMPFIAWAVPYWRHFLRVIYAPTLIILTYSFFLDESIRWLFSKGQKDKAIRLIEKIAKQNNKRIDKVLLNKLDYTQERDQTQSDRKLLMKTFKSRIMMQRFLVCMVWWLTITLINYGMMISSVLIEGNKYINFALLMLMDIPANVFYWLALSKYKRKMPLIASFIIGGLFCVSQPFLPKGYAWLGLLLLMAFETLATFSYNIVYMYTSELFPTYTRNSMHAICSSIGRLGSLLAPQTPLLMTYWTGLPAFIFGASSLLSGALTLLMPETANTQLPDTVQEAEAIGTVKERVQIEELKGLT